From Lycium ferocissimum isolate CSIRO_LF1 chromosome 12, AGI_CSIRO_Lferr_CH_V1, whole genome shotgun sequence, one genomic window encodes:
- the LOC132039468 gene encoding uncharacterized protein LOC132039468, whose protein sequence is MEQQQLLLQSVTRTDVEKAVHDLPIDKAPGVDRAEVTTAVLQFFSIGKLLKRVNTTTVTLVPKVSGPNYVKEYRPTACCSTVYKIISKIITAKLKETQKGVSARCIIKVDIRKAYDSVEWPFLKMLLLEFGFPCVLVELIMECVTTISYSLLINGGLTPAFKAKKGLRQEDPMADATSIHLLFQAFQHFSNVFGLHANMGKSSLYIAAVTNLFKAQILEELHLTAGELPFKYLGAPLSNRILTVNQCLPLVERMIARVKVGLLNSYPIVADFICRTFLWTRSNNCSKKALVAWDMICRPKSAGGLNVLDLLTWNKATISKLLWALAMKKDKLWLLWIHSFYIKRQNLTTMRVPKQPCGIVRKIFKARKWIQGQADIVQALQPMISQGKYSIKKAYGVMLPQ, encoded by the exons ATGGAACAACAGCAATTACTACTGCAATCAGTGACAAGAACTGATGTGGAAAAAGCTGTACATGATTTGCCTATTGATAAAGCTCCAGGGGTAGATA GAGCAGAAGTGACAACAGCAGTACTACAGTTCTTTAGCATAGGCAAGCTGCTTAAGCGTGTTAATACTACAACTGTGACATTAGTTCCTAAGGTCTCAGGCCCTAATTATGTGAAGGAGTATAGACCAACAGCTTGCTGTTCAACTGTCTACAAGATAATATCTAAGATCATAACTGCTAAACTTAAGGAG ACACAGAAAGGGGTTTCAGCAAGGTGCATTATCAAAGTAGATATTAGAAAGGCTTATGATTCCGTGGAGTGGCCTTTCTTGAAGATGCTTCTCCTAGAATTTGGTTTCCCTTGTGTACTAGTTGAACTGATAATGGAGTGTGTGACAACAATTTCATATTCTCTGCTTATCAATGGAGGCTTAACACCTGCTTTTAAAGCTAAGAAAGGTTTGAGACAAGAAGACCCAAT GGCAGATGCAACTTCCATTCACCTGTTATTCCAAGCTTTCCAACATTTTTCTAATGTCTTTGGGCTTCATGCCAATATGGGAAAAAGTAGCTTGTATATTGCTGCGGTGACTAATTTATTCAAGGCTCAGATTCTAGAGGAGTTGCACTTGACTGCTGGTGAATTGCCATTCAAATACTTAGGAGCACCATTGTCTAATAGGATATTGACTGTTAACCAGTGCTTGCCTTTAGTGGAGAGGATGATTGCAAGAGTTAAAGTTGGTCTCCTAAATTCTTATCCTATAGTGGCAGACTTCA TTTGTAGGACTTTCTTATGGACAAGAAGCAATAATTGTTCCAAGAAGGCCCTTGTAGCTTGGGATATGATATGCAGACCAAAATCAGCTGGGGGATTAAATGTGCTAGATTTACTAACCTGGAACAAAGCTACCATTAGCAAGTTATTATGGGCATTGGCTATGAAAAAGGATAAACTCTGGCTTTTGTGGATTCATTCCTTTTATATTAAGAGGCAAAATCTTACTACCATGCGAGTACCAAAACAACCTTGCGGGATAGTTAGAAAGATATTTAAGGCTAGGAAATGGATTCAGGGACAAGCAGATATAGTTCAAGCTTTGCAACCTATGATATCTCAAGGGAAATACAGTATCAAGAAAGCTTATGGGGTTATGCTTCCTCAATAA